One window of the Ananas comosus cultivar F153 linkage group 21, ASM154086v1, whole genome shotgun sequence genome contains the following:
- the LOC109726756 gene encoding small nuclear ribonucleoprotein-associated protein B-like: protein MSKGSKMLQFINYRMRVTIQDGRQLVGKSMAFHRHMNLVLDDCEEFWRLPLVKGLKKAGKEREELTRRIRAGSIKFRADHEPEFLSSSRARAEHEPALKTTSRARAGSSSLELVSFTALLLVRLGIAAKPTHVS from the coding sequence ATGTCGAAGGGGTCGAAGATGCTGCAATTCATCAACTACCGCATGCGCGTGACGATCCAGGACGGGCGACAGCTAGTGGGCAAGTCCATGGCCTTCCACCGGCACATGAACCTCGTGCTCGACGACTGCGAGGAGTTCTGGAGGCTGCCCCTCGTGAAGGGCTTGAAGAAGGCCGGCAAGGAGCGTGAGGAGCTAACGCGCCGAATACGAGCCGGCTCGATTAAGTTTCGAGCCGATCACGAGCCAGAGTTTTTGAGCTCGTCAcgagctcgagccgaacacgagccggccttGAAGacgacgagccgagctcgagctggctccagctcgctcgagctcgtcTCGTTTACAGCCCTACTGCTGGTAAGGCTTGGGATCGCGGCAAAGCCAACGCATGTTAGCTAG